In Mucilaginibacter boryungensis, a single window of DNA contains:
- a CDS encoding COX15/CtaA family protein has translation MSISPAKKKFQFFNLTAIVLLFILILAGGVVRSTGSGMGCPDWPKCFGGYIPPTNASQLPADYKQKYVAGRMKKNERFAKTLDLFGYSDLATRIREDRSILVPEDFNAGKTWTEYINRLIGVLSGFALLLTAIYSFSYKGVNNGIVIASVANLILVGFQGWLGSIVVSTNLVAWIVTVHMLLALAILALAIYSYHAAKVQGRPKLTVKGFVYLLTIIVILLSVVQISMGTSVREKIDEISTHLQGGYRQDWVGRAGEIFTHHRDLALAVFVLNVMLYGLVRKSYSRHSIHQQLMSFTFLMIVLQIGTGIALSYFALPPFAQTLHILLASLVFGAQFYLLLNLSRSANAREVRV, from the coding sequence ATGAGCATATCACCGGCAAAAAAGAAATTTCAGTTTTTTAACCTTACTGCAATTGTTTTGCTATTTATTTTGATACTGGCAGGCGGCGTAGTGCGCAGTACAGGATCGGGTATGGGGTGTCCGGATTGGCCAAAATGCTTTGGTGGATATATCCCACCCACTAATGCTTCACAATTACCGGCCGATTATAAACAGAAGTATGTAGCTGGCCGAATGAAAAAGAACGAACGCTTTGCCAAAACCCTCGACTTATTTGGCTACAGCGATTTGGCAACACGCATCCGCGAGGATCGATCTATTTTGGTTCCTGAAGACTTTAATGCTGGTAAAACCTGGACGGAATATATTAACCGGTTAATCGGGGTGCTTTCGGGCTTTGCCCTGTTACTTACCGCTATTTATTCTTTTAGCTATAAAGGTGTGAATAATGGCATTGTGATAGCAAGTGTTGCGAACCTAATTTTAGTTGGCTTTCAGGGCTGGCTAGGTTCTATTGTGGTATCAACCAACTTGGTAGCCTGGATAGTAACGGTACATATGCTATTGGCGCTGGCTATTTTGGCGCTGGCCATTTATAGTTATCATGCCGCTAAAGTACAGGGTAGGCCCAAATTGACTGTAAAAGGTTTTGTATACCTGCTGACTATTATAGTGATATTATTAAGCGTTGTACAAATAAGCATGGGTACATCGGTACGAGAGAAGATAGACGAAATATCGACACACCTGCAAGGTGGCTACCGCCAGGATTGGGTAGGCAGGGCAGGAGAGATATTCACCCATCATCGCGACCTGGCTTTAGCCGTATTTGTATTGAATGTGATGCTTTATGGTTTGGTGCGTAAAAGCTATAGCCGCCATTCTATCCATCAGCAATTAATGAGTTTTACGTTTTTGATGATCGTGCTGCAAATTGGCACCGGGATAGCATTATCCTATTTCGCGCTGCCGCCGTTTGCGCAAACACTACATATTTTATTAGCCAGCCTGGTATTTGGGGCGCAGTTTTATTTGCTGCTTAATTTATCGCGGTCGGCGAACGCGAGGGAGGTACGTGTATGA
- a CDS encoding cytochrome c oxidase subunit I gives MSTLAVQDHGVHHHDHDHDHEHHHDTFLTKYIFSQDHKMIAKQFLITGITMAVIAMILSILFRIQLAYPEKSFPLLETLLGRFAPGGRLDTNFYLSLVTIHGTIMVFFVLTAGLSGTFSNLLIPLQLGARDMASPFMNMLSYWFFFTASVIMLSSFFIQKGPAGGGWTIYPPLSALPKAMPGSDLGMTLWLISMVCFIASSLLGGINYVSTVLNMRTKGMDLWKMPLTIWAFFLTAILGVLAFPVLVAGVVLLIFDRSFGTSFYLSDIVLNGKVMSFQGGSPILFQHLFWFLGHPEVYIVIMPAMGISSEIMSVNSRKPIFGYHAMVYSLIGITVLSFIVWGHHMFVTGMNPFLGGVFMITTLIIAVPSAVKTFNWLATLWRGNIRFTPAMLFAIGMVSFFISGGLTGIFLGNAALDINLHDTYFVVAHFHLVMGSAAIFGMLAGVYHWFPKMFGKLMDEKLGYLHFWITFIGAYLVFFPMHFMGLDGVPRRYYAFTEFESMKRWLSVNMFITWAAIMSAVAQVAFLFNFIYSIFWGKKSSQNPWHANTLEWTAPVEHLHGNWPGEIPTVYRWPYDYSKPGAEEDFIPQTVPLSETMSSNTHHDFEDNEAGLHEYEKWVVANKTNEEVK, from the coding sequence ATGTCAACATTAGCAGTTCAAGATCACGGAGTTCATCATCATGACCACGACCATGATCACGAGCATCACCATGATACTTTCCTGACTAAATATATCTTCAGTCAGGACCATAAGATGATTGCCAAGCAATTCCTTATTACAGGGATCACTATGGCCGTTATCGCAATGATCTTATCTATCTTATTCAGGATCCAACTGGCTTACCCTGAAAAAAGCTTCCCTTTACTGGAAACTTTATTAGGCCGTTTTGCCCCGGGTGGTCGTTTAGATACTAACTTTTACCTGTCGCTGGTTACCATCCACGGTACCATCATGGTATTCTTTGTGTTGACAGCAGGCTTAAGCGGTACTTTTAGTAACCTGCTTATCCCGTTGCAGTTAGGTGCCCGCGATATGGCTTCGCCATTTATGAATATGCTTTCTTACTGGTTCTTCTTTACGGCCAGTGTGATTATGCTTAGTTCATTCTTTATCCAAAAAGGCCCTGCCGGCGGTGGCTGGACTATCTATCCGCCGCTATCTGCTTTACCAAAAGCAATGCCGGGATCTGATTTGGGTATGACTTTATGGCTTATCAGTATGGTGTGTTTCATTGCATCGTCACTGTTAGGCGGTATTAACTATGTAAGTACTGTATTAAATATGCGTACCAAAGGTATGGACCTGTGGAAAATGCCTTTGACTATCTGGGCGTTCTTCCTGACAGCTATACTGGGTGTATTAGCATTCCCTGTATTAGTTGCAGGTGTGGTATTGTTAATATTCGACCGTAGCTTTGGTACCAGTTTCTACCTATCAGACATTGTACTGAATGGTAAAGTAATGTCATTCCAGGGGGGGAGCCCAATATTATTCCAGCACTTGTTCTGGTTCCTTGGTCACCCCGAAGTATATATCGTAATTATGCCGGCCATGGGTATCTCTTCAGAGATCATGTCGGTAAATTCACGCAAACCTATCTTTGGTTACCATGCCATGGTTTACTCACTGATCGGTATCACTGTATTATCGTTTATTGTATGGGGTCACCACATGTTCGTTACGGGTATGAACCCGTTCCTGGGCGGTGTGTTCATGATCACTACGCTGATCATCGCGGTACCATCGGCGGTAAAAACATTTAACTGGCTGGCCACGTTGTGGCGTGGTAATATCAGGTTTACACCTGCCATGCTGTTCGCTATCGGTATGGTATCGTTCTTCATCTCTGGTGGTTTAACCGGTATTTTCCTGGGTAATGCCGCTTTAGATATTAACCTGCACGATACATACTTTGTGGTTGCCCACTTCCACCTGGTAATGGGCTCGGCTGCTATATTTGGTATGTTGGCCGGTGTATATCACTGGTTCCCTAAAATGTTTGGTAAACTAATGGACGAAAAATTAGGCTATCTGCACTTCTGGATCACCTTTATCGGTGCTTACCTGGTATTCTTCCCGATGCACTTTATGGGCCTTGATGGTGTACCACGCCGTTACTATGCCTTTACCGAGTTTGAATCAATGAAACGTTGGTTATCGGTAAATATGTTTATCACTTGGGCGGCTATCATGTCGGCTGTGGCCCAGGTAGCATTCCTGTTTAACTTTATATACTCTATATTCTGGGGCAAAAAATCAAGCCAAAACCCTTGGCATGCAAACACCCTGGAATGGACTGCGCCTGTTGAACACCTACACGGTAACTGGCCTGGCGAAATTCCAACTGTATATCGTTGGCCATATGATTACAGCAAACCTGGAGCTGAAGAGGATTTCATCCCGCAAACTGTGCCTTTGTCTGAAACCATGAGCTCGAATACACACCATGACTTCGAAGACAACGAGGCTGGCCTGCACGAGTACGAAAAATGGGTAGTTGCCAACAAAACAAACGAAGAAGTAAAATAA
- a CDS encoding cytochrome c oxidase subunit 3: MSTTASKIDEVKTTAWAGGRSPFSVEYGKMMMWFFLLSDAFTFSSLLISYGALRFSSPSWPAPDLVFQSVPFLVEHGQPLVFVGIMTFILIMSSVTMVLAVEAGHRNSKKEVVSWMILTIIGGFMFLGCQALEWTHLHSEGFWWGHIPNSEELKEFFHKDTPVNAAYTQQFANLFFTITGFHGFHVFSGVVINIVITINVLLGTYQKRGSYLMIEKVGLYWHFVDLVWVFVFTFFYLV, encoded by the coding sequence ATGAGTACAACAGCATCAAAAATTGACGAAGTAAAGACCACAGCATGGGCCGGCGGCCGATCACCATTCTCGGTTGAGTATGGTAAGATGATGATGTGGTTCTTCCTGCTTTCCGACGCGTTTACATTTTCAAGTTTATTGATCTCTTACGGCGCATTGCGTTTCAGCTCACCAAGCTGGCCTGCACCCGATCTGGTTTTCCAATCTGTACCTTTCCTGGTAGAGCATGGCCAGCCACTGGTATTTGTGGGTATCATGACCTTTATCCTCATTATGAGCTCGGTAACCATGGTATTAGCTGTTGAGGCAGGACATCGTAATTCTAAAAAAGAAGTTGTTTCCTGGATGATATTAACCATTATAGGTGGTTTTATGTTCCTTGGTTGCCAGGCCTTAGAGTGGACACACTTACATAGCGAGGGCTTCTGGTGGGGACATATCCCTAATTCAGAAGAGTTGAAAGAGTTCTTCCATAAAGATACGCCTGTTAATGCAGCTTATACCCAGCAGTTCGCTAACCTGTTTTTTACCATTACCGGTTTCCACGGTTTCCACGTATTTAGCGGGGTTGTTATTAATATCGTTATTACTATAAACGTATTATTGGGTACCTACCAAAAACGAGGCAGTTACCTGATGATTGAAAAAGTAGGCCTTTACTGGCACTTTGTAGACCTTGTTTGGGTATTCGTATTTACATTCTTCTATTTAGTTTAA
- the cyoE gene encoding heme o synthase, whose protein sequence is MKMSDFSKLIKFRLTFLVVFSASISFIIAVKANGGNTWGSLYSSTMWINWLKLVAGGFLVTGAANCFNEIIEVDLDRLMKRTMDRPMPAGRMTTGQGLVLGLAMGMAGTYILGTLNLLTGLLSVFSILLYAFAYTPLKRKSPIAVFVGAIPGALPPLIGYVAGQPHGRIDEIALILFAIQFVWQFPHFWAIAWVLDDDYKLAGFRLLPTGQRDKPSAAITFLFTMILLPVSLLPTIYGHAGWYLFGVSLVCSLVFLYQGFVLLRTTEIKAARSLMFGSFFYLPVVQLMFLFDFIAKA, encoded by the coding sequence ATGAAGATGAGCGATTTCTCTAAACTGATCAAATTCAGGCTTACTTTCCTGGTGGTGTTTTCAGCTTCCATATCTTTTATCATCGCCGTAAAGGCTAATGGTGGTAATACCTGGGGCTCGCTGTATAGCTCAACTATGTGGATAAACTGGCTGAAACTGGTTGCCGGAGGCTTTTTAGTTACCGGCGCAGCCAATTGCTTTAACGAGATTATTGAAGTTGACCTTGACAGGTTAATGAAACGCACCATGGACCGCCCAATGCCCGCCGGGCGTATGACCACCGGGCAGGGATTAGTACTTGGCTTAGCCATGGGGATGGCTGGGACTTATATTTTAGGTACATTGAACTTACTTACAGGCTTACTGTCCGTTTTCTCGATATTGTTATACGCGTTTGCTTACACACCATTAAAACGGAAATCGCCTATAGCGGTATTTGTTGGTGCTATTCCAGGGGCTTTGCCACCGCTTATTGGTTATGTAGCCGGTCAACCACACGGGCGTATTGATGAAATTGCATTGATTTTATTTGCCATACAGTTTGTTTGGCAGTTTCCGCACTTTTGGGCCATTGCCTGGGTGCTGGATGATGATTATAAGTTGGCAGGCTTCCGCCTGTTACCTACAGGTCAGCGCGATAAACCGAGCGCGGCTATTACTTTTTTATTTACAATGATATTGTTACCGGTAAGTTTATTACCAACAATTTACGGTCATGCTGGTTGGTATTTATTTGGTGTATCATTAGTATGCAGCCTGGTATTTTTATACCAGGGATTTGTACTTTTGCGCACCACAGAAATAAAGGCAGCCCGGTCTTTAATGTTCGGTTCTTTCTTTTATTTGCCGGTGGTGCAGTTAATGTTTTTATTTGATTTTATCGCTAAAGCGTAA
- a CDS encoding cytochrome c oxidase subunit 3, whose product MMAQIQQDRDKINLNAKRFNMWIFVFVSFMLFAAFSSGFIVYAGGKGHGLNVILPKSFLYSTLVLVTSSITLFAASRAAKQLNLGMQQLMLWLTIGLGIVFFALQVYGWYILSYKMQVYLTDPNASRSFVYVITMAHLLHIIGGLIWLGSALRGSIKSIPQVKNLYRMEMASIFWHFLDIIWIYLYVFLLLNQI is encoded by the coding sequence ATGATGGCACAGATACAACAAGATAGGGATAAAATAAACCTGAATGCCAAGCGGTTCAACATGTGGATATTCGTTTTTGTATCCTTTATGTTGTTCGCAGCTTTCAGCAGCGGGTTTATAGTTTACGCCGGTGGTAAAGGCCACGGCTTAAATGTAATTTTACCAAAATCGTTTTTATACAGTACACTTGTATTGGTAACCAGCAGTATAACACTGTTTGCAGCATCAAGAGCTGCCAAGCAACTCAATCTTGGCATGCAGCAATTAATGCTATGGCTTACTATCGGGCTGGGTATTGTGTTTTTTGCCTTGCAGGTATACGGCTGGTACATCCTGTCGTACAAAATGCAGGTATATCTTACCGATCCTAACGCCTCGCGATCGTTTGTTTATGTAATTACTATGGCACACCTGCTGCACATTATTGGCGGTCTGATATGGCTGGGCAGCGCGTTAAGGGGCAGCATAAAAAGTATACCACAGGTTAAGAATTTATATAGAATGGAAATGGCATCTATTTTTTGGCATTTCTTAGATATTATATGGATTTATCTCTATGTTTTTTTACTTTTGAACCAAATTTAA
- a CDS encoding cytochrome C oxidase subunit IV family protein, with protein sequence MSEHSHDIHTEGDHEGMSKKKIWNVFFVLLGITVIEFIIALYMVPHGIIGYHMANPIYIVLTLAKAFFIVAYFMHLKFEKVAMVYTIIVPILFIIGLILVLTNESHHWVDLR encoded by the coding sequence ATGTCAGAACATTCACACGATATACACACTGAAGGCGACCACGAAGGAATGTCCAAAAAGAAAATTTGGAACGTATTCTTTGTATTGCTGGGTATCACTGTAATTGAGTTTATTATAGCATTATACATGGTGCCGCATGGTATTATTGGATACCATATGGCTAACCCAATCTATATTGTACTTACATTAGCTAAAGCTTTCTTTATTGTTGCATACTTTATGCACTTAAAATTTGAAAAGGTAGCCATGGTTTACACCATCATAGTACCTATTTTATTCATCATCGGTCTAATTCTGGTATTGACCAACGAAAGTCACCACTGGGTTGACCTAAGATAA
- a CDS encoding DUF2461 domain-containing protein, producing the protein MISKSTLDFIGNLKENNNRDWFLDHKDDYEAARENISDFTAAVLKELSQIDPLVDAHTDPKKCMMRIYRDVRFSKDKTPYKSWFGIHKFSQGRYAGGTGYYIHIEPGHSFVGGGNWMPEGDHLKAIRQEIDYNAAEFKAIIDAPSFKKVFGEFRDQEQLKTIPKGYEPDNENIDLLKLKSFAAMHQISDADLMKKDVAVRVGKVFKELYPLLGFIQNALT; encoded by the coding sequence ATGATCAGCAAAAGCACGCTTGACTTTATAGGAAACCTGAAGGAAAATAATAACCGCGATTGGTTTTTAGATCATAAAGACGACTACGAGGCCGCCCGCGAAAACATCAGTGATTTTACAGCCGCAGTACTAAAAGAATTAAGCCAGATAGACCCACTGGTTGACGCCCATACCGATCCTAAAAAATGTATGATGCGCATTTACCGCGATGTGCGCTTCAGTAAAGATAAAACCCCATATAAAAGCTGGTTTGGGATACATAAATTCAGCCAGGGCAGATACGCCGGCGGGACAGGTTACTATATCCATATAGAGCCTGGCCATTCGTTTGTTGGCGGCGGTAACTGGATGCCCGAAGGCGACCATCTGAAAGCCATTAGACAAGAGATAGATTATAATGCTGCCGAGTTTAAAGCCATCATTGACGCGCCCTCATTTAAAAAAGTATTTGGCGAATTCCGTGATCAGGAGCAACTGAAAACCATCCCTAAAGGCTATGAACCGGATAATGAAAATATTGACCTGCTGAAATTGAAAAGCTTTGCGGCGATGCACCAAATTTCCGATGCCGATTTGATGAAGAAGGATGTAGCCGTACGTGTAGGCAAAGTATTTAAAGAACTATACCCGCTGCTTGGTTTTATCCAAAACGCGTTAACCTGA
- a CDS encoding DUF420 domain-containing protein: MTDKFIFRFVAAVSIFVFLVVLLLNRKVLPPPAHLPSFIYFLPKLNAILNGTCAVLLVISLMFIRRGNITMHKRINITAFCLSALFLVSYISFHYMAPETIFGDLSGDGVLDAEEKAAIGGVRTIYLVILISHIILAAGVLPLILLSFYRGLQMQVEKHRKLVRWTFPIWLYVTVTGVVVYILISPYYHFVIK, from the coding sequence ATGACAGATAAATTCATATTTCGCTTTGTAGCCGCCGTTTCCATCTTTGTTTTTTTGGTGGTGTTATTGCTTAACCGTAAAGTGCTGCCGCCGCCGGCACACCTGCCATCATTTATTTACTTTTTGCCAAAACTGAATGCTATTTTAAATGGTACTTGCGCGGTATTGCTGGTTATATCCTTAATGTTTATCCGGAGAGGTAATATCACCATGCATAAGCGCATAAATATCACCGCATTTTGCCTTTCAGCATTGTTCCTGGTATCATACATTAGCTTTCATTATATGGCTCCTGAAACCATTTTTGGCGATCTAAGCGGCGATGGCGTTTTGGACGCCGAAGAGAAGGCGGCCATTGGTGGCGTGCGCACCATTTACCTGGTGATTTTGATATCGCACATTATACTGGCCGCCGGCGTTTTACCGTTAATATTATTGAGCTTTTACCGCGGCCTGCAAATGCAGGTAGAAAAGCACCGCAAGCTGGTACGCTGGACATTCCCCATATGGTTATATGTTACGGTGACCGGCGTGGTAGTTTATATTTTGATATCGCCTTATTATCACTTTGTAATTAAATAA
- a CDS encoding DUF983 domain-containing protein, producing MAETPKSWAMLHGKCPRCRRGNMFVGATYSWKGNQMHEKCPQCNLTFEIEPGYFYAAMYVSYAMNVAEAVTLAVATYMFSHNMDSPWLYLSIILGGCILLAPFNYRYSRILMLYWLSPKIHYQPYLDTDDQQKHA from the coding sequence ATGGCCGAAACACCAAAATCATGGGCAATGCTGCACGGCAAATGCCCGCGCTGCCGCCGTGGCAATATGTTTGTAGGCGCCACTTATAGTTGGAAGGGTAACCAAATGCACGAAAAATGCCCGCAATGCAACCTGACTTTTGAGATTGAACCCGGTTATTTTTATGCGGCTATGTATGTAAGTTATGCCATGAATGTAGCCGAGGCAGTTACACTTGCTGTAGCCACTTATATGTTTAGTCACAACATGGATTCGCCATGGCTTTATTTGAGTATAATTTTAGGTGGCTGTATTTTGCTGGCGCCCTTTAATTATCGATATTCGCGCATATTAATGTTATACTGGCTGTCGCCGAAAATACATTACCAGCCATATTTAGATACCGATGATCAGCAAAAGCACGCTTGA
- a CDS encoding cytochrome c oxidase subunit II translates to MGFRNLINSKKIAALLAMLLLGGTQVLLAQAPTQSATAAGDASAIDDTAKATMWAGVEYYVLLFVLVCIGVAIVGRILKVYDLTNQLNGKKPMNWNNIMGVICILFLVIGGAAAYWSFTVQGSMTLPEAASIHGVKIDEMFLTTTVLTMIVFVITQILLFWFLFRYRYSEKRRAYFLPHNNTIEKVWTIIPAIVLTILVVFGFFTWRTVTNTVNVKGDINIDVTGHQFEWLIRYPGKDGKLGNKNYQLVSGTNSLGVNFKDRNSFDDLKADTLVIPVGKSIRINIFAQDVIHSLYMPYFRVQMNAVPGLPTYFKFVPTLTTDQMRAKEENPKFEYLLYCNKICGGGHYNMQKVVRVVTMAEYTDWLSKQKPYLTDGLRKELKLADAGQQTSGVTNRLALNN, encoded by the coding sequence ATGGGATTCAGAAATTTGATAAATTCTAAAAAAATAGCTGCGCTGCTGGCCATGTTACTATTGGGCGGCACACAAGTGCTACTGGCGCAGGCACCAACGCAATCGGCTACTGCGGCAGGCGATGCCAGTGCTATTGATGATACCGCCAAAGCAACCATGTGGGCAGGCGTTGAGTACTATGTACTGCTTTTTGTATTGGTTTGCATAGGCGTTGCCATTGTAGGCCGTATATTAAAAGTGTATGATCTGACCAACCAGTTGAATGGTAAGAAACCCATGAACTGGAACAATATCATGGGGGTGATATGTATTCTGTTTTTAGTGATAGGTGGCGCTGCAGCCTACTGGTCGTTTACTGTACAGGGCAGCATGACCTTGCCTGAAGCAGCATCAATACATGGTGTGAAAATTGATGAAATGTTCCTGACCACTACGGTACTTACCATGATCGTATTTGTAATTACGCAAATACTTTTATTCTGGTTCCTGTTCCGCTACCGTTATTCAGAAAAACGCCGCGCTTACTTCCTGCCACACAATAATACTATTGAAAAGGTATGGACTATTATTCCGGCTATCGTATTAACTATATTGGTGGTATTCGGTTTCTTCACCTGGAGGACGGTTACCAATACAGTTAACGTTAAAGGCGATATCAATATCGATGTAACCGGTCACCAGTTTGAATGGTTAATTCGTTACCCGGGTAAAGATGGTAAATTGGGTAATAAAAATTACCAGCTGGTTAGTGGTACAAATAGCTTAGGCGTTAACTTTAAAGATCGTAACAGTTTCGACGATTTGAAAGCCGATACCTTAGTTATCCCTGTAGGTAAATCTATCCGTATCAATATCTTTGCACAGGATGTTATTCATAGTCTTTATATGCCTTACTTCCGCGTACAAATGAATGCGGTACCTGGCTTACCAACCTACTTCAAATTTGTGCCTACGCTAACTACAGATCAGATGCGGGCCAAAGAGGAAAATCCGAAATTTGAGTACCTGTTATATTGCAATAAAATATGCGGCGGTGGCCACTACAACATGCAAAAGGTCGTAAGAGTGGTTACTATGGCCGAGTACACCGACTGGCTGTCTAAACAAAAGCCTTACCTGACAGACGGTTTAAGAAAAGAATTGAAATTGGCTGACGCTGGCCAACAGACAAGTGGCGTAACAAACAGGTTAGCATTAAATAATTAA
- a CDS encoding OmpA/MotB family protein gives MKIKYLLFALIVGVVLQSCVVMSPKKYKALLAERDSLSSRTLSLEGERTRLQSDTARLHHEIAELKKNYNDLNENYNVANKNLGELNNKLNSTSSRVSQLSGDLAKREARLKEVEDILRKRDEATNALKEKLQKALLGFTQNGLSVDIRNGKVYVSLTDKLLFPSGSIVIDEKGKQALKQLAAVLNKEPDINMAVEGHTDNKKVKNLGQIKDNWDLSVLRATSVTRYLTEEEKIDPKRLTATGKSEYQPIDNGNTPEALAKNRRIEIVLSPKLDELYNLITK, from the coding sequence ATGAAAATAAAATATTTGTTATTTGCCCTTATTGTGGGTGTCGTGCTGCAATCGTGCGTAGTAATGTCGCCTAAAAAGTATAAAGCCTTACTGGCCGAACGCGATTCGCTGTCTTCGCGTACCTTGAGTTTGGAGGGCGAGCGTACACGTTTGCAAAGCGATACCGCGAGGCTGCACCACGAGATAGCCGAATTGAAAAAGAATTATAACGATTTGAATGAGAACTATAACGTGGCCAATAAAAACCTGGGCGAGTTAAATAATAAGCTGAACAGCACTTCATCAAGGGTAAGCCAGTTATCCGGCGATCTGGCCAAACGTGAGGCGCGTTTAAAAGAGGTAGAGGATATTTTGCGTAAACGCGATGAGGCTACCAACGCGCTGAAGGAAAAACTACAAAAAGCGTTGTTAGGCTTTACCCAAAATGGCCTTTCGGTTGATATTCGCAATGGCAAGGTGTACGTTTCGCTAACCGATAAGCTACTATTTCCTTCGGGCAGTATTGTGATTGACGAAAAAGGAAAACAGGCCTTAAAACAGCTGGCAGCGGTGTTAAATAAAGAACCTGATATTAATATGGCGGTTGAAGGTCACACCGATAATAAAAAAGTGAAAAACCTGGGCCAGATAAAAGATAACTGGGACCTGAGCGTATTACGCGCAACTTCGGTAACCCGCTATTTAACTGAAGAGGAAAAGATAGATCCAAAACGACTGACCGCTACCGGGAAAAGCGAGTATCAGCCGATTGATAACGGGAATACTCCGGAAGCATTAGCCAAAAACCGCCGCATTGAAATTGTGCTTTCGCCTAAACTGGACGAATTGTATAACTTGATTACGAAGTAA
- a CDS encoding SCO family protein gives MSKIKKIIVLVLILAVPGFLYYLLTSQGKNRYKPLPFFGPKPLSGTFHTFHGKKIPDTLYHTVADFNLQDQNGKPVSFKTIGPQILVISFFYTHCPNTCNQVNAGMDSLAKYYGKNKLVTFASITVDPDRDKPAVLKAYAARYHQPENKWLFLTGDTSQIYPLARKGLLVDALQNGKDDFIYSNKLILLDPEHRIRGYYDGTLPTDVARLADELKVQISEELRKKDKPLY, from the coding sequence ATGAGCAAAATAAAAAAGATAATAGTCCTGGTACTGATATTAGCGGTACCGGGATTTTTATATTATTTACTAACCAGTCAGGGCAAAAACAGGTATAAACCGCTCCCTTTTTTTGGCCCGAAACCGTTATCGGGCACCTTCCATACTTTCCACGGTAAAAAGATACCGGATACGCTTTACCATACAGTAGCCGATTTTAATTTGCAGGATCAGAACGGCAAGCCCGTATCGTTTAAAACCATTGGCCCGCAAATATTGGTAATCAGTTTTTTTTATACCCACTGCCCAAATACTTGTAACCAGGTAAATGCGGGTATGGATAGCCTGGCTAAATATTACGGAAAGAATAAACTGGTTACCTTTGCTTCAATAACTGTAGATCCCGATAGGGATAAACCAGCTGTTTTAAAGGCTTATGCCGCACGGTACCATCAGCCTGAAAACAAATGGTTGTTTTTGACAGGCGATACTTCGCAAATTTACCCGCTGGCCCGGAAAGGCTTACTGGTAGATGCCCTGCAAAACGGTAAGGATGATTTTATTTACAGCAACAAGCTGATACTGCTTGACCCTGAACACCGTATCCGTGGCTATTATGACGGCACTTTGCCAACCGATGTAGCACGACTGGCTGATGAATTGAAAGTACAGATATCGGAAGAATTGCGGAAGAAGGATAAACCGCTCTATTAA
- the rfbC gene encoding dTDP-4-dehydrorhamnose 3,5-epimerase: protein MKVTTTAIEGLLIIEPRIFPDDRGYFYESYNKPKYHEAGITADFVQDNQSFSQKGALRGLHGQADPFAQGKLVRVIQGRVLDVAVDIRKNSPTYGQHVSIELSGENHLQFWVPPGFLHGFVTLEDDTIFTYKVTNVYDKASEIGVIWNDPALAIGWGIDEREAIISPKDEVLPAFKDFVSPF from the coding sequence ATGAAAGTAACTACCACCGCAATTGAAGGATTGCTAATTATAGAGCCACGTATATTTCCAGATGATCGCGGCTATTTCTACGAAAGCTATAACAAGCCAAAATACCATGAAGCTGGCATCACGGCTGATTTTGTACAGGACAATCAATCGTTCTCGCAAAAAGGCGCGCTACGCGGCTTACACGGGCAAGCCGATCCGTTTGCACAAGGTAAATTGGTGAGGGTGATACAAGGCCGGGTTTTAGATGTAGCGGTTGATATCCGCAAAAACTCGCCTACTTACGGCCAGCATGTAAGCATTGAATTAAGCGGCGAAAACCATTTACAATTTTGGGTACCGCCAGGCTTCCTGCACGGATTTGTAACGCTTGAAGACGATACCATTTTTACCTATAAGGTTACCAACGTTTACGATAAAGCATCAGAGATTGGCGTAATATGGAACGACCCTGCCTTAGCCATTGGCTGGGGCATAGATGAAAGGGAAGCTATTATCTCACCAAAAGACGAAGTATTACCAGCATTTAAGGATTTTGTAAGTCCTTTTTAA